The Astyanax mexicanus isolate ESR-SI-001 chromosome 24, AstMex3_surface, whole genome shotgun sequence genome has a segment encoding these proteins:
- the dido1 gene encoding death-inducer obliterator 1 isoform X1: protein MEENVGPELAQVPEPEARQDPLDAISQAPTTVLEEEKEDKDQGNAAQEDRVEDPEKSKTSGEFKKTWGFRRTTIAQRDMPGETAAESPDAKGAPVRRSGRQAKRTDKLEEFLVTVKRGRGGGRRSAPLLLEGGDPPSQTPTDAETASEASFDGNAEAKAAENKAPSPAKKTRGRKKAAAKAKTVQAGSHSDDASSENEEEAGEEISKVVHEEVVAMVSTEEEGKMEDSVNELKPEQEAVKQDKDNIEKENKDKPEEEAANRRPTRSPARAAGKELTSAKREVKPKAGAKSRKGQEEEEDDEDEDDESSSSESDSDGYDPNALYCICRQKHNKRFMICCDRCEEWFHGDCVGITEARGRLMERNGEDYVCPNCTGKKVQTSKPAPSTAATENGKRLVPPVRKAEPSPAPVSQPTTPSTSAAVSSAATITPSTPSAAPSTGEKPGEDLGIKGRIEKATNPSGKKKIKIFQPQAIVSPEESSLPKCIGPGCERDALPDSVYCGNDCILKHAAAAMKTITTENKEPKPKEKTKTKTQKKTPAKSTPKKNAVPERRSSRRSTESSSKAEEESSESEAREHEEDEDEEDKLAEEHPPPPAMSSWSSDHNYIAVTPEKTTPISPTVLNKASTQKEKDKEKEKEEQHAPEPEPEKKDPAPVEKKPPVTTPSPKPSKKSPGLKSAKSAPQAAPKGNTSANSAKKQPPPPTPPQTKTPKSKKPGPPPPPIPVFPSPGPPGSRIHVTGALSVTKSNFTIPKKQTQGGSKESSGSGSSTTSRAPPTSQPAASHAQPPHYKPAQPAPPALPPQPPPNNQMRSNIRRSLTDILYKRVSDSDDLSMSESEVGRLAVSIEKEMFNLYMNTDSKYKNKYRSLMFNLKDPKNKGLFYRVIGGEVSPFRLVRLSPEELLSREISDWRKVETSEDTSGRSHSGHPKAGSRHDAAPPDVDMEEAPSMSDGDVCIAATSQSPRLASGADHQDSNPPAAPSQGSSLAEKSNVVPDLLSSMLKDTTAEHRAHLFDLNCKICTGQKSADDEPAPKKPKMSIPIPEKPKTDPRPPKVPTAQDSSTASYAGIEPPLPFQQTVMEEPSSVMPVVQPAVAAPAVSSVTITRRDPRTASHRSSAPLSQTSPDVAVPTAAPISTTTVVVPVVSAEPHVVEMKGPLPMPPPAPISVPKPIIAKPVSSTESRHHRGSTSSTSEPPPEGETALFLSGQEMMWKGFINMHTVAKFVTKAYMVSGTFEHLKEDLPDTIHIDGRISPHTVWDYVGKLKTSLSKELCLIRFHPATEEEEVAYVSLFSYFSSRKRFGVVAKNNKRIKDLYLIPLSSKDPLPSKLLPFDGPGLEPARPNLLLGLLICQKDKKRTGTPLENEEKRSKTLRDEETGLPKPIPISKPDKPLRTSLDSVSTTPPGTPPPLSSSESSVAPLAAASSVFSLLASVKAPAVSTNTGSNSPSTTAASAAPAPNATPLQTILKTLFGKKKQDSEASQSPSDQSLADVSVPLLDPIVQQFGVTKVKKVDEEEDDRPYDPEEEYDPSVGYDTEKPSDPVVPVMIKQSETVTPAMDDVAYDPEDDSIFDDVKVDPKLSLKKQVEEQEELKNQQQQEPDALVSQPTISLLGNSQLVQLGKKVEELVSKTSANPVINQRRDPRQSRDPRQSASSRRPTSDSAEKEDSSEITSDIITTGSTTFPANEAASAAATTIAEKSPIDIAAILDTLTSQKPKVIDVPVQPSSVDVKEEPCATTETQSENDKPLDPDTQQETPKQEEEESKSEEVPFLDTDSTEISIPLLGEKIDPDLVDSFVDTEPETKPNPKEKEGPIESEGKRFEDIWPNSASILKAEPLPVEEPVESTPTTYYSISTISTSLTSVGGSQDITQVSSSYMDSHLPHVQHMTSSNSQNEYRGPPDIPPPMSYQPPVGPPPMLGPPLMTVPPPMHIPPPMQGPLPMQGLPPMQGPPPIQGIPPMQMPPQLQGPPPTHREPELSQYPPPAPYPPYQNQWGNNASFDASRGPPPPIITPRGPPPQMPPVGQRGPPPQMFNSNMPPQPHVGPRGPPPGPPPSSAAPPPSFDGQRFNGPPPPFNFAGPRGPPPFAGPPPGHFDNRAPPPSHFPGPRGPPPHHNIVEHGPPPNIPRGPGDQYDNEGGSSYKQGMEQPQAQNTPHSYRENQGPTHGPAFRGPPPNHFEGRRGPSGGDLAGHRFPPPNQFRGSPPHRGGSFDEPRGGLTQEFERTRGPAPQPFGGPRGPPPGHYSDKDAGGQSSRYHFEEHANDIRPVRGPLLPTPSEGPISMPPRLGGHSPESHRDDHWRRHSPEMRRRSTSTRDGSEPQERSSRFDSGPRDREGPSRLSEERHRDLSEDRRRDRERDGPHGGRPWGWNRDRESDRGREREGDRGRERERERDRSRDRERERDRSRDRERERDRSRDRDRDKDHDRTRDNQREKERSKERDRSRGRDADRHREGDGDKRRDRDRERDRDRGREREFDRKDHDRDRTKGRERDRDSRDSRDKRRERSRSRERDRGKDRDRRDRDRDRERERDNRDRRERSRSKERKEERREKSEASKDIERPADMESAS from the exons ATGGAGGAGAATGTGGGTCCTGAGCTAGCTCAAGTTCCTGAGCCTGAGGCCAGGCAGGATCCTTTGGATGCCATCTCACAAG CTCCCACAACTGTTCTTGAGGAGGAAAAAGAAGACAAAGACCAAGGCAATGCTGCTCAAGAAGACAGAGTAGAAGATCCAGAGAAATCTAAGACTTCCGGTGAGTTCAAGAAAACCTGGGGCTTCCGTCGGACAACTATCGCCCAACGAGACATGCCTGGAGAGACGGCAGCAGAGAGCCCTGATGCCAAGGGTGCTCCGGTGCGCCGAAGTGGAAGGCAGGCCAAGCGTACCGACAAGCTAGAGGAGTTCCTGGTAACAGTGAAACGAGGCCGAGGCGGAGGTAGGCGGAGTGCTCCTCTTCTGCTGGAAGGTGGCGATCCCCCCTCCCAGACTCCGACAGATGCAGAGACTGCTTCAGAGGCGAGCTTTGATGGAAATGCAGAGGCTAAAGCAGCAGAGAATAAAGCACCTTCTCCTGCAAAGAAAACTAGGGGACGGAAAAAAGCGGCGGCCAAGGCCAAAACAGTCCAAGCTGGGTCACACAGCGATGATGCCAGCTCTGAAAATGAAGAGGAGGCTGGCGAAGAAATTTCAAAAGTGGTGCACGAAGAAGTTGTGGCAATGGTCAGCACAGAAGAAGAAGGCAAGATGGAGGACTCTGTGAAtgagctgaaaccagagcaggAGGCTGTGAAGCAAGACAAAGATAATATCGAGAAGGAGAACAAAGACAAGCCTGAGGAGGAAGCGGCTAACAGACGACCGACCAGAAGCCCTGCTAGAGCTGCTGGGAAGGAACTTACTTCTGCTAAGAGAGAGGTGAAGCCTAAAGCAGGTGCAAAGTCCCGCAAAGgacaggaagaggaggaggatgatgaagatgaagatgacgAGTCTTCTTCAAGCGAGTCTGATAGCGATGGCTATGACCCCAATGCATTGTATTGCATCTGCAGGCAGAAACACAACAAAAG GTTCATGATTTGCTGTGACCGCTGTGAGGAGTGGTTCCACGGAGATTGCGTGGGTATTACTGAGGCCCGTGGGCGTCTAATGGAGCGTAACGGTGAGGACTACGTCTGTCCCAACTGCACTGGAAAGAAAGTTCAGACCTCTAAGCCTGCTCCATCTACAGCAGCGACTGAAAATGGGAAACGGCTTGTCCCTCCTGTTCGCAAGGCAGAGCCCAGTCCAGCTCCTGTTAGCCAGCCCACAACACCGTCAACTTCAGCTGCTGTCTCTTCTGCTGCTACTATTACACCTTCTACTCCTAGTGCTGCTCCTTCCACAGGCGAGAAACCAGGGGAAGATTTGGGAATTAAGGGGAGGATAGAGAAGGCCACCAACCCAAGcggcaaaaagaaaataaagattttccaACCG CAGGCAATTGTGTCACCGGAGGAGTCCTCTCTGCCTAAGTGCATCGGCCCTGGCTGCGAGAGGGATGCTCTGCCTGACTCGGTCTACTGTGGGAATGACTGCATCCTCAAGCATGCTGCTGCTGCCATGAAGACCATCACCACGGAAAACAAGGAGCCAAAGCCCAAGGAGAAGACAAAGACCAAAACGCAGAAAAAGACACCAGCTAAATCAACACCCAAG aAGAATGCGGTCCCAGAGCGGAGGAGTAGCAGAAGGTCCACAGAGTCCTCCAGCAAAGCTGAAGAGGAATCGTCCGAGTCAGAGGCTCGTGAACATgaagaggatgaggatgaagaagACAAACTTGCTGAGGAACATCCACCACCTCCAGCCATGTCATCCTGGTCCAGTGACCATAATTACATTGCAGTAACGCCAGAAAAGACTACACCCATATCACCAACTGTGTTAAACAAAGCGT ctACCCAGAAAGAGAAGGataaggaaaaggaaaaagaggAGCAACATGCACCTGAACCCGAGCCAGAAAAAAAGGATCCAGCTCCTGTTGAGAAGAAGCCCCCAGTTACAACACCATCCCCCAAACCAAGCAAGAAATCCCCAGGCTTGAAGTCAGCCAAGTCTGCTCCTCAGGCCGCACCCAAAGGCAACACCTCTGCAAACAGTGCGAAAAAACAGCCACCACCACCAACTCCACCCCAGACCAAAACACCTAAATCCAAGAAACCAGGACCACCACCTCCCCCGATTCCAGTCTTCCCATCTCCTGGTCCACCTGGATCAAGGATCCACGTCACTGGAGCTCTGAGTGTGACCAAGAGCAACTTCACCATCCCCAAAAAGCAGACCCAGGGTGGATCCAAAGAGTCTTCAGGATCTGGATCTTCTACCACATCCAGGGCACCTCCTACATCCCAGCCCGCTGCGTCCCATGCTCAGCCACCTCACTACAAACCTGCCCAACCTGCACCACCTGCGCTGCCTCCGCAGCCACCTCCCAACAACCAGATGAGATCCAACATCCGCCGCTCGCTCACTGACATACTGTACAAAAG gGTGAGTGACAGTGATGATCTTTCCATGTCCGAGAGTGAGGTGGGCAGGCTGGCGGTCAGCATTGAGAAGGAGATGTTCAACCTCTATATGAACACGGACAGCAAGTACAAGAACAAATACAGATCTCTGATGTTCAACCTAAAAGATCCAAAAAATAAG GGTCTTTTCTATCGTGTGATTGGTGGAGAGGTCAGTCCATTCCGTCTGGTGAGACTGAGCCCTGAGGAGTTGCTCTCCAGAGAGATTTCTGATTGGAGGAAAGTGGAAACCTCTGAG GATACTAGTGGAAGATCTCATTCGGGACATCCCAAAGCTGGATCTAGGCATGATGCTGCACCCCCTGATGTGGATATGGAGGAGGCTCCTTCCATGTCTGATGGAGATGTATGTATTGCTGCAACTTCCCAGTCTCCCCGCTTGGCCTCTGGGGCA GATCATCAGGACTCAAATCCACCCGCCGCACCGTCTCAGGGATCTAGTTTGGCAGAAAAGAGCAATGTGGTGCCTGACCTCTTGAGCAGTATGTTAAAAGACACCACAGCAGAACACAGAGCTCACCTGTTTGATCTCAACTGTAAGATTTGCACAG gccagaAGTCTGCTGATGATGAACCGGCACCTAAAAAGCCCAAAATGTCTATTCCTATTCCTGAAAAGCCTAAAACTGACCCACGACCACCCAAGGTGCCCACAGCACAAGATTCGTCCACTGCCTCCTACGCTGGCATTGAGCCCCCTCTGCCCTTCCAGCAGACTGTTATGGAGGAGCCGAGCAGTGTGATGCCCGTTGTTCAGCCCGCTGTAGCCGCTCCTGCAGTGTCCTCGGTCACGATAACCCGCCGAGACCCCCGTACTGCCAGTCACCGTTCCTCCGCACCTTTGTCTCAGACGAGTCCAGATGTGGCAGTTCCCACTGCTGCACCAATCAGTACTACGACTGTTGTAGTCCCTGTTGTGTCTGCTGAACCTCATGTGGTGGAGATGAAGGGTCCATTGCCCATGCCACCACCAGCTCCCATATCTGTGCCTAAACCCATAATTGCAAAGCCAGTCTCTTCAACAGAATCCCGACACCACAGGGGCAGCACGTCCAG caCATCTGAGCCCCCTCCAGAAGGTGAGACGGCTCTGTTTCTCTCAGGACAAGAAATGATGTGGAAAGGATTCATTAACATGCACACTGTTGCCAAGTTTGTTACAAAGGCCTACATGGTGTCTGGGACTTTTGAGCATCTCAAGGAG GATTTGCCTGATACCATCCACATTGATGGTAGAATATCACCGCACACAGTTTGGGACTATGTAGGCAAACTGAAGACTTCACTCTCAAAA GAGCTGTGTCTTATTCGTTTTCATCCAGCAACCGAGGAGGAAGAAGTGGCATACGTGTCCCTGTTTTCGTATTTCAGCAGCCGCAAGCGTTTCGGCGTGGTGGCTAAAAACAACAAGCGCATCAAAGACCTCTACCTCATCCCTCTGAGCTCAAAGGACCCATTGCCTTCTAAACTTTTACCTTTCGATGGGCCAG GTCTGGAGCCCGCTCGTCCCAATCTCCTTCTTGGGCTTTTAATTtgtcaaaaagacaaaaaacgaACTGGAACTCCCCTAGAAAATGAGGAAAAACGTTCCAAAACACTACGAGACGAAGAGACTGGTCTTCCAAAGCCAATTCCCATTAGCAAACCTGACAAACCTTTGCGAACCAGTTTGGACTCTGTAAGCACAACACCTCCTGGAACTCCACCCCCCCTCAGCAGCTCAGAGTCCTCAGTAGCTCCACTAGCTGCAGCGTCTTCTGTGTTTTCTCTTTTGGCATCTGTCAAGGCACCTGCTGTCTCCACAAATACAGGCAGTAATTCCCCCTCAACTACCGCTGCTTCAGCAGCGCCTGCCCCCAATGCAACCCCACTTCAGACCATCCTAAAGACACTGTTTGGTAAGAAAAAGCAAGATTCCGAAGCTTCCCAGTCACCTTCAGACCAAAGTTTGGCTGATGTTTCGGTGCCATTGTTGGATCCAATTGTCCAGCAGTTTGGAGTTACCAAAGTGAAAAAAGTGGACGAAGAAGAGGATGACAGACCCTATGACCCTGAGGAGGAATATGATCCCAGTGTTGGGTACGATACAGAAAAGCCCAGTGATCCTGTAGTACCTGTGATGATCAAACAGTCAGAAACGGTGACTCCTGCGATGGACGATGTTGCCTACGACCCTGAAGATGACTCCATTTTTGATGACGTCAAAGTTGATCCAAAGTTGAGTTTGAAGAAGCAGGTAGAGGAACAAGAAGAATTGAAGAACCAGCAACAGCAGGAACCTGATGCGTTAGTTTCCCAGCCTACTATATCTCTCCTAGGCAACAGTCAACTGGTTCAACTTGGCAAGAAGGTTGAAGAGTTGGTTTCAAAAACTTCAGCAAATCCAGTGATCAATCAGAGAAGGGATCCAAGGCAGAGCAGGGACCCTAGACAGTCAGCTTCCAGTCGGAGACCAACATCTGATTCAGCAGAAAAGGAAGACTCCTCTGAAATTACTTCAGATATTATTACTACTGGTAGTACTACATTTCCTGCAAAtgaagctgcttctgctgctgctactacaatAGCAGAAAAATCACCAATTGATATTGCAGCAATCCTAGATACATTGACATCACAGAAACCTAAAGTCATAGATGTTCCCGTACAGCCGTCTTCTGTGGATGTAAAAGAAGAACCCTGTGCAACCacagaaacacaatcagaaaatGATAAGCCATTGGATCCAGATACCCAACAAGAGACACCCaagcaagaggaagaagagtCAAAAAGTGAAGAGGTACCTTTTCTTGATACAGACAGCACAGAAATTTCCATTCCACTTTTAGGGGAGAAGATAGACCCTGACTTGGTTGATAGTTTTGTAGATACAGAACCGGAAACTAAACCAAATCCTAAAGAAAAGGAGGGTCCTATTGAATCAGAAGGCAAACGATTTGAAGATATTTGGCCTAATTCTGCCAGCATTCTAAAAGCAGAACCTTTACCTGTTGAGGAGCCTGTTGAATCTACTCCAACTACATATTACAGTATTTCAACAATCAGCACCTCGTTAACCTCTGTTGGAGGATCACAAGACATCACTCAAGTTAGTTCCTCATACATGGATTCACATTTACCCCATGTGCAACACATGACTTCATCAAACTCTCAAAATGAGTACAGAGGCCCTCCAGACATTCCTCCTCCAATGTCTTATCAGCCACCAGTTGGACCTCCACCCATGCTTGGGCCACCGCTAATGACTGTTCCACCACCCATGCATATTCCTCCTCCAATGCAGGGCCCTCTTCCAATGCAGGGCCTTCCTCCAATGCAGGGTCCTCCTCCAATTCAGGGTATTCCTCCAATGCAGATGCCCCCACAACTGCAAGGCCCACCTCCAACTCACAGAGAACCTGAGCTCTCTCAATATCCACCACCTGCCCCATATCCACCTTATCAAAATCAGTGGGGAAACAATGCATCATTTGATGCTTCAAGAGGACCACCCCCACCAATTATTACACCTCGGGGACCTCCTCCACAGATGCCACCAGTGGGTCAGAGAGGACCTCCACCACAAATGTTCAATAGTAATATGCCCCCACAACCTCATGTGGGACCACGGGGCCCACCTCCTGGTCCACCACCCTCTTCTGCAGCACCACCCCCAAGTTTTGATGGACAAAGATTTAATGGTCCTCCACCACCTTTCAACTTTGCAGGACCCAGGGGCCCACCTCCATTTGCAGGTCCCCCTCCTGGCCACTTTGACAACAGAGCACCACCACCATCTCACTTCCCTGGGCCAAGAGGCCCACCTCCACACCACAATATTGTAGAGCATGGACCACCCCCTAACATCCCAAGGGGACCTGGTGATCAGTATGATAATGAGGGTGGAAGTTCCTACAAGCAGGGAATGGAACAGCCccaagcccaaaacacaccacacagtTACAGAGAGAATCAGGGTCCCACACATGGCCCTGCCTTTAGAGGGCCTCCACCAAACCACTTTGAAGGACGAAGAGGTCCATCTGGAGGGGATTTGGCAGGGCATAGATTCCCCCCTCCAAACCAGTTCCGTGGCTCCCCACCACATAGAGGAGGATCGTTTGATGAACCAAGAGGAGGGTTAACCCAAGAGTTCGAGAGAACCAGAGGTCCTGCACCCCAGCCATTTGGTGGGCCTAGAGGTCCTCCACCAGGACACTACTCTGATAAAGATGCAGGAGGCCAGTCTTCACGCTACCACTTTGAAGAACATGCAAATGACATTAGGCCTGTACGAGGACCTCTGTTACCTACGCCTTCTGAAGGTCCCATCTCAATGCCTCCTCGCTTGGGTGGCCACAGCCCAGAGTCCCACCGTGATGACCACTGGAGAAGACACTCCCCAGAAATGAGGAGGCGCAGTACCTCTACTAGGGACGGTTCTGAACCTCAAGAGAGGTCCAGTAGGTTTGACAGTGGTCCCCGTGACCGAGAGGGCCCATCTAggctctctgaagaaagacacAGAGATTTGTCAGAGGACCggaggagagacagagagcgggATGGACCACATGGGGGCAGGCCTTGGGGCTGGAATAGAGACCGTGAATCTGATCGTGGCAGAGAGCGAGAAGGAGACCGTGGCAGGGAGCGAGAACGAGAGCGGGATCGCAGCCGTGACAGGGAACGAGAGAGGGACCGCAGCCGCGACAGGGAACGAGAGAGGGACCGTAGCCGGGACAGAGACAGGGACAAGGATCACGATCGCACCAGGGACAATCAAAGGGAGAAAGAACGCAGTAAGGAAAGAGATCGCAGTAGAGGCAGGGATGCTGATCGACACAGAGAAGGTGATGGAGACAAAAGGAGGGATCGGGACCGCGAACGAGACAGAGACCGTGGCAGGGAGCGAGAATTTGACAGAAAGGATCATGACCGAGACAGGACAAAGGGCAGAGAACGAGACcgtgacagtagagacagtagagaTAAAAGACGAGAACGCTCAAGAAGCCGTGAACGAGACCGTGGAAAAGACCGAGACCGACGTGACAGGGACAGAGACCGGGAAAGGGAGAGGGACAACAGAGATAGGAGGGAGAGAAGTAGAagtaaagagagaaaggaagagcgTAGAGAAAAATCAGAGGCTTCGAAGGACATTGAGAGACCTGCTGATATGGAAAGCGCATCTTAA